A single Endozoicomonas sp. NE40 DNA region contains:
- the glnE gene encoding bifunctional [glutamate--ammonia ligase]-adenylyl-L-tyrosine phosphorylase/[glutamate--ammonia-ligase] adenylyltransferase, with the protein MSFPIKISPAVAPVINRHWQAFCANCEQLAPQFSSETLSSAISSPDSLNDPSNHHFLQQLANTWAGSDFAAEQCIRHPELVFQWLENPELLLHFDPELHHVQLSERVQAIHSEAELMNVLRVYRNREMVRIIWRDLNRMATLQQTTADLSAMADACVDQALHWLYQDCCKGFGTPMGCDPGQEPEPQHMVILGMGKHGAHELNLSSDIDLIFTYPHKGETVGGRRSFDNQEFFTRLGQRLIKVIDSKTADGFVFRVDMRLRPYGSSGSLAMSFSAMEQYYQDQGRDWERYAMIKARPVAGDVSAGEQLLQTLKPFTFRRYIDFGAITALRDMKKLIQREVKRKGMETNIKLGHGGIREIEFIAQSFQLIHGGRDRSLQCKALLDVLDVLKESGYMPEQATEELREAYIYLRNLEHAIQALKDQQTQNLPDFDEPRNRVAYSMGHPDWQTLMTTLDMHKDRVVHHFDHVIADPDEQDDDQPMPSESWKMLWDRELSEEDEIKLLEEKGFTDVNTSHNRLRALRDGKAITRVRRQSRERLDAFIPVLMEQVITTEAPDVCLIRLIPLVESVLRRTAYLVLLMENPGALDHLCRLCTASPWIAEQINRHPALLDEFLNVGTLYNPPKRAELADDLRQQLAHIPEDDLESQMEVLRHFKMAHVLKVAAAQTAGTLPLMKESDYLTWIAEVVLEQVVDIAWRNLTERHGRPVGQEGNPCNPGFIVIGYGKLGGIELGPGSDLDLVFVHDGAANRETDGDRPLDSGTFFTRLGQRIIHILTTHTASGSLYEADMRLRPSGSSGLLVSSITAFEKYQKNDAWTWEHQALVRARAVAGDKQLTARFETLRKQILCQTRDKTTLQNDVVDMRIKMRDHLGSKKNDDSGNPLFHLKHDKGGIVDIEFLMQYAVLAYASNHPDITRYTDNIRISESLEQSNIITHEQGKQLREAYKFLRKAIHSRAFLNERSFGSPAFVEPFRSQVCSLWQHWME; encoded by the coding sequence ATGTCCTTCCCGATTAAGATTTCACCAGCCGTTGCCCCTGTGATTAACAGACACTGGCAAGCGTTTTGTGCAAATTGCGAACAACTCGCACCTCAATTTTCTTCTGAAACCCTTTCTTCTGCTATTTCTTCTCCAGACAGCCTGAACGATCCGTCAAACCATCACTTCCTGCAGCAACTGGCCAACACCTGGGCAGGCAGTGACTTTGCGGCAGAACAGTGCATTCGTCACCCGGAGCTGGTGTTTCAATGGCTGGAAAATCCCGAACTGTTACTGCACTTTGATCCGGAGTTGCATCATGTCCAGCTGTCGGAACGGGTTCAGGCCATCCACTCTGAAGCGGAGCTGATGAACGTTCTGCGTGTGTATCGTAACCGGGAAATGGTTCGCATCATCTGGCGGGACCTGAATCGAATGGCCACTCTGCAACAAACGACAGCAGACCTGTCTGCCATGGCTGACGCCTGTGTGGATCAGGCCCTGCACTGGCTGTACCAGGATTGCTGCAAAGGATTTGGTACACCCATGGGCTGCGACCCCGGCCAGGAGCCGGAACCACAGCATATGGTGATTCTTGGCATGGGCAAGCATGGCGCTCATGAGCTAAACCTGTCGTCTGATATCGACCTGATATTCACTTACCCCCATAAAGGCGAAACGGTAGGTGGTCGCAGGTCGTTTGATAATCAGGAGTTTTTTACCCGGCTGGGACAGCGACTAATTAAAGTAATCGACAGCAAAACAGCTGATGGTTTTGTGTTCCGGGTTGATATGCGACTTCGGCCTTATGGTTCCAGTGGTTCGCTGGCCATGAGTTTTTCTGCAATGGAGCAGTACTATCAGGATCAGGGACGGGACTGGGAACGTTACGCGATGATCAAGGCTCGCCCGGTGGCTGGTGATGTGTCGGCAGGGGAGCAGTTATTGCAAACCCTGAAGCCCTTCACGTTCAGGCGTTATATCGACTTTGGCGCCATCACCGCCCTGCGGGATATGAAAAAGCTGATCCAGCGAGAAGTAAAGCGCAAGGGCATGGAAACCAATATCAAGCTGGGGCATGGCGGTATTCGGGAGATTGAGTTTATTGCCCAGTCGTTTCAGCTGATTCATGGTGGCCGGGATCGCAGCCTGCAGTGCAAAGCCCTGCTGGATGTTCTGGACGTGCTGAAAGAGTCCGGCTATATGCCAGAACAGGCGACTGAGGAGCTTCGCGAGGCTTACATTTATTTGCGCAACCTTGAGCATGCCATTCAGGCACTCAAGGATCAGCAGACCCAGAACCTGCCTGACTTTGACGAACCCCGGAACCGCGTCGCCTACAGCATGGGTCATCCGGACTGGCAGACACTGATGACGACCCTGGATATGCATAAAGATCGTGTCGTACATCACTTTGACCATGTTATTGCCGACCCTGATGAACAGGATGATGATCAGCCGATGCCTTCTGAAAGCTGGAAAATGCTCTGGGACAGGGAGCTGTCAGAAGAAGATGAAATCAAACTGCTGGAAGAAAAAGGCTTTACCGATGTCAACACATCGCACAACCGTCTGCGCGCCCTGCGTGACGGTAAAGCCATCACCCGGGTCAGAAGGCAGAGTCGTGAACGCCTTGATGCCTTTATTCCGGTTCTTATGGAACAGGTCATCACCACGGAAGCGCCTGACGTCTGTCTGATCCGGCTGATCCCGCTGGTAGAGAGCGTATTGCGTCGAACCGCCTATCTGGTGCTGCTGATGGAAAACCCGGGCGCCCTGGATCATCTTTGCCGACTGTGTACCGCCAGCCCGTGGATTGCCGAACAGATTAACCGTCACCCGGCACTGCTGGACGAGTTTCTTAATGTCGGTACCCTCTACAACCCACCCAAACGGGCAGAGCTGGCAGACGACCTGCGACAGCAACTGGCACACATTCCGGAAGACGACCTGGAATCTCAGATGGAAGTGTTACGCCATTTCAAAATGGCGCATGTACTCAAGGTCGCAGCCGCACAGACTGCTGGCACTCTGCCACTGATGAAAGAGAGCGATTACCTGACCTGGATTGCCGAGGTTGTGCTGGAGCAGGTGGTCGACATTGCCTGGCGCAACCTGACAGAACGCCATGGTCGCCCGGTTGGTCAGGAAGGCAACCCCTGTAATCCCGGCTTCATCGTCATTGGTTATGGCAAGCTGGGTGGTATTGAACTGGGTCCCGGCTCTGACCTGGACCTTGTATTTGTTCATGATGGTGCCGCTAACCGGGAAACAGACGGCGACCGTCCTCTGGACAGCGGCACGTTCTTTACCCGACTGGGGCAGCGTATTATTCATATTCTGACGACCCATACCGCTTCCGGCTCGCTGTATGAGGCTGATATGCGACTACGGCCGTCTGGCTCTTCAGGCCTTCTTGTCAGCTCCATAACTGCTTTTGAAAAATACCAGAAGAATGATGCCTGGACCTGGGAGCATCAGGCACTGGTCAGGGCCAGGGCAGTGGCAGGCGATAAACAGCTGACTGCCCGCTTTGAAACCTTGCGCAAACAGATTCTCTGCCAGACCAGGGACAAAACAACGTTGCAAAACGATGTAGTGGATATGCGCATCAAGATGCGTGACCACCTTGGCTCTAAAAAGAATGATGACAGCGGCAACCCCCTTTTCCATCTGAAACACGACAAAGGCGGTATTGTAGATATTGAGTTCCTGATGCAATACGCCGTGCTGGCGTATGCCAGTAATCATCCGGACATTACCCGTTATACCGACAATATTCGTATTTCAGAATCACTGGAACAGAGCAATATAATCACCCATGAGCAGGGCAAACAGCTTCGGGAAGCTTACAAGTTTCTGCGAAAAGCCATCCATTCAAGGGCTTTTCTAAACGAGCGTTCGTTTGGTAGCCCTGCCTTTGTTGAACCTTTCCGGTCACAGGTCTGTAGTCTCTGGCAACATTGGATGGAATAG
- the aceE gene encoding pyruvate dehydrogenase (acetyl-transferring), homodimeric type, producing the protein MHDIDPIETREWLDSLDSVLEKEGEDRAHYLMTRLSQHARAKGTQLPYAITTPYRNTIPPEKEARMPGDLFMERRIRSLVRWNALAMVMRANQKDSSLGGHISSFASSATLYDIGYNYFFHGHENDREGDLVYYQGHTAPGIYARAFLEGRLSEDQLNSFRQEVDGKGLSSYPHPWLMPDFWQFPTVSMGLGPLQAIYQAHFMKYLINRGLAPDQNRKVWAFLGDGEMDEPESLGAISLAGRENLDNLIFVVNCNLQRLDGPVRGNGKIMQELEGVFRGAGWNVLKVTWGRHWDQLFAKDKDGMLQQLMDEAVDGDYQNCKAKGGAWTRENFFGRYPETLKLVEHLSDDDIWRLNRGGHDPYKVYAAYHAAVNHTGQPTVILAKTVKGYGTGTTGEASNISHNVKKLPIDDLKQFRDRFDLPIRDEDLPSLPYFKPAEDSPEMIYMRKHREKLGGFIPSRRVQSDVKLTVPELSSLDAVLKGSGEREISTTMAYVRVLGALAKDKNIGKNIVPIIPDEARTFGMEGMFRQLGIYSAKGQKYDPVDSDQVMFYKESKTGQILEEGINEAGAHAAWIAAATSYSSNNVPMIPFYAFYSMFGFQRTGDLAWAAGDIQARGFLIGATSGRTSLNGEGLQHQDGHSHILASTVPNCISYDPTYGYELAVIIQDGLRRMYGENESVWYYITTMNDSYKMPALPEGDDVLEGIVKGLYCFEEGNKTEGQRVQLIGCGTILEEVRAAAQLLRDDFNIESDIWSATSFNELRRDGLNVARHNMLNPEAEPQVSWVEKQLADRKGPVIAASDYMKVYSDQIRDFVPGTYITLGTDGFGRSDTRSKLREFFEVDRYFVVIAALTGLVKEGEIERSVVTEALKKYNIDGEKANPVYC; encoded by the coding sequence ATGCACGACATCGATCCTATCGAGACCCGGGAGTGGCTGGACTCCCTGGATTCCGTTCTGGAGAAAGAGGGGGAGGACAGGGCGCATTACCTGATGACCCGCCTGTCCCAGCATGCAAGAGCCAAGGGTACGCAGTTGCCCTACGCAATAACAACACCTTACCGCAACACCATTCCTCCGGAAAAAGAAGCCCGGATGCCTGGCGACCTGTTTATGGAGCGCCGAATCCGTTCTCTGGTGCGCTGGAATGCTCTGGCAATGGTGATGCGTGCCAACCAGAAAGACAGCTCTCTGGGGGGACACATTTCGTCGTTTGCGTCCAGTGCGACGCTGTACGACATTGGTTACAACTATTTCTTCCATGGTCATGAAAACGATCGTGAGGGCGACCTGGTTTATTACCAGGGACACACAGCTCCCGGTATTTATGCCCGTGCTTTCCTGGAAGGCCGACTCTCAGAAGACCAGCTCAACAGTTTCCGTCAGGAGGTGGATGGCAAAGGTCTGTCGTCTTATCCGCACCCCTGGCTGATGCCTGACTTCTGGCAGTTCCCGACCGTATCCATGGGGCTTGGGCCGCTACAGGCGATCTATCAGGCACACTTTATGAAGTACCTGATCAACCGTGGTCTGGCACCGGATCAGAACCGCAAGGTCTGGGCTTTCCTGGGTGACGGTGAGATGGATGAGCCGGAATCCCTGGGTGCTATCTCTCTGGCGGGGCGTGAAAACCTCGACAACCTGATCTTCGTTGTGAACTGCAACCTGCAACGTCTGGATGGGCCGGTCAGGGGCAATGGCAAGATTATGCAGGAGCTGGAGGGTGTATTCCGTGGTGCTGGCTGGAATGTCCTGAAAGTCACCTGGGGCCGTCACTGGGATCAACTCTTTGCCAAAGACAAAGACGGCATGCTGCAACAGTTGATGGATGAAGCCGTTGATGGTGATTATCAGAACTGCAAGGCAAAAGGCGGTGCCTGGACCCGTGAAAACTTCTTTGGTCGCTATCCGGAAACCCTGAAGCTGGTTGAGCATCTGTCTGATGACGACATCTGGCGTCTGAACCGTGGTGGTCACGATCCTTACAAGGTGTACGCTGCTTACCATGCCGCTGTGAACCATACCGGACAGCCAACTGTGATTCTGGCAAAGACCGTTAAGGGTTACGGTACAGGTACCACGGGCGAAGCCTCCAACATCAGTCACAATGTTAAGAAACTGCCGATTGATGACCTGAAACAATTCCGTGATCGCTTTGACCTGCCTATCAGGGATGAAGACCTGCCCAGTCTGCCTTACTTCAAACCGGCGGAAGACAGTCCGGAAATGATCTACATGCGCAAGCATCGTGAGAAGTTGGGCGGTTTTATTCCTTCCCGTCGGGTTCAGTCGGATGTGAAGCTGACCGTTCCCGAACTGTCGTCACTGGATGCGGTCCTCAAAGGCAGTGGCGAACGTGAAATCTCCACAACCATGGCGTATGTCAGGGTTCTGGGCGCTCTGGCAAAAGACAAGAATATTGGCAAGAATATCGTTCCCATTATTCCGGACGAAGCCCGAACCTTTGGTATGGAAGGCATGTTCCGTCAGCTGGGTATCTACTCTGCAAAAGGCCAGAAGTACGATCCGGTGGACTCTGACCAGGTGATGTTCTACAAGGAATCCAAAACCGGACAGATTCTGGAGGAAGGCATTAACGAGGCCGGTGCGCATGCGGCGTGGATTGCGGCTGCCACTTCTTACAGCAGCAATAATGTCCCCATGATTCCGTTCTATGCGTTCTACTCCATGTTCGGGTTCCAGCGTACAGGCGATCTGGCATGGGCAGCGGGCGATATTCAGGCCAGAGGCTTCCTGATCGGTGCGACTTCCGGTCGAACTTCCCTGAATGGTGAAGGTTTGCAGCATCAGGACGGCCATAGCCATATACTGGCTTCCACTGTGCCGAACTGCATCAGTTACGACCCGACTTATGGCTACGAACTGGCCGTGATTATCCAGGACGGCTTGCGTCGTATGTATGGTGAGAATGAGAGTGTCTGGTACTACATCACCACCATGAACGACAGTTACAAGATGCCTGCTCTGCCTGAAGGCGACGATGTACTGGAAGGCATTGTCAAAGGTCTGTACTGCTTTGAAGAAGGCAATAAGACCGAAGGACAGCGTGTTCAGTTGATCGGTTGTGGCACGATTCTGGAAGAAGTTCGTGCGGCAGCGCAACTGCTGCGTGATGACTTTAACATTGAGTCCGATATCTGGAGCGCAACCAGCTTCAACGAACTGCGTCGTGACGGACTGAACGTTGCCCGTCATAACATGCTGAATCCTGAAGCCGAGCCTCAGGTGAGCTGGGTTGAGAAACAGCTGGCGGACCGAAAAGGCCCTGTCATTGCCGCCAGTGATTACATGAAGGTGTACTCTGACCAGATTCGCGATTTTGTTCCGGGTACTTACATCACTCTGGGTACCGATGGTTTTGGTCGTTCCGATACGCGTTCAAAACTGCGTGAATTCTTCGAGGTCGACCGTTACTTTGTGGTGATTGCCGCGCTGACCGGGCTGGTAAAAGAGGGTGAAATTGAACGCTCAGTAGTGACCGAAGCCCTGAAGAAATATAACATCGACGGCGAAAAAGCTAACCCTGTGTACTGCTGA
- the aceF gene encoding dihydrolipoyllysine-residue acetyltransferase — protein sequence MSDEIIKVPDIGSGSAEVIEVCVAAGDSVAAEDSLIVLESDKATMEVPAPKDGQVVELLLKVGDTVSEGDDLLKLATSKAEPEAENAPVPEAVPAKAAPEPEQVKPAPAVTSVAASSVEDVLVPDLGAENVPVVEICVAVGDTIAEDDSLVVLESDKATMEVPSPVSGVVKDILVKEGDVMNQGDLILKVEVAGGTPAETPAVAATPAETDTPAKAAPEASGAVPAATVPAEAPTQNLAELEKGNKHFHAGPAVRKLAREFGVNLEFVKGSGPRKRILKEDVQAYVKTKLKEASQPQGVSGGMGIPPVPAQDYGKWGDIEEVALNRLRKVAAQNFQRSWLNVPHVTQFDEADITDLEAFRKAKKALAEARGTKLTPLPFFLKACAYVLKEMPQFCSSLSADGESVIYKKYINIGVAVDTPDGLLVPVIKNVDKKSIWELSAECIELAGKARDKKLKPDEMQGGCFTISSLGSIGGTAFTPIVNAPEVAILGISKAAMKPVWNGSDFEPKLMCPLSLSYDHRVINGADAARFTTMLGQLLADIRMLLL from the coding sequence ATGAGTGATGAAATTATCAAGGTTCCTGACATCGGCAGTGGCAGCGCAGAAGTCATTGAAGTCTGCGTTGCAGCGGGTGATTCAGTAGCCGCAGAGGACTCCCTGATTGTTCTGGAGTCCGATAAAGCCACCATGGAAGTACCCGCCCCGAAAGATGGCCAGGTGGTTGAATTATTACTGAAAGTGGGGGATACCGTTTCAGAAGGGGATGACCTGCTGAAACTGGCGACATCGAAAGCGGAGCCTGAAGCTGAAAATGCCCCGGTTCCGGAAGCCGTACCTGCGAAGGCAGCGCCTGAACCTGAGCAGGTTAAGCCAGCTCCTGCTGTAACGAGTGTTGCAGCCAGTTCAGTTGAAGATGTCCTTGTGCCGGATCTGGGGGCAGAAAATGTACCGGTCGTCGAGATCTGCGTTGCCGTTGGTGACACCATCGCAGAAGATGATTCACTGGTCGTTCTCGAATCTGATAAAGCCACTATGGAAGTCCCTTCGCCTGTCAGCGGTGTGGTAAAAGACATCCTGGTCAAAGAAGGCGACGTGATGAATCAGGGTGACCTGATTCTGAAGGTTGAGGTCGCTGGTGGCACGCCTGCTGAAACACCCGCTGTTGCCGCCACTCCTGCTGAAACTGATACGCCTGCAAAGGCGGCTCCCGAAGCTTCCGGAGCTGTTCCCGCAGCCACTGTTCCAGCGGAAGCTCCGACACAGAATCTGGCAGAGCTGGAAAAAGGCAACAAGCATTTCCATGCGGGTCCGGCTGTGCGCAAACTGGCCCGGGAGTTTGGTGTCAATCTTGAGTTTGTGAAAGGCTCAGGCCCACGCAAACGGATTCTGAAAGAAGACGTACAGGCTTATGTTAAAACCAAGCTGAAAGAAGCGAGCCAGCCTCAGGGTGTTTCCGGCGGCATGGGCATTCCACCGGTACCTGCCCAGGATTATGGGAAGTGGGGTGACATTGAAGAGGTTGCCCTGAACCGCCTGCGTAAAGTAGCGGCTCAGAACTTCCAGCGTTCCTGGCTGAACGTGCCTCATGTTACCCAGTTCGACGAAGCAGATATCACCGATCTGGAAGCTTTCCGCAAAGCGAAAAAAGCGCTGGCGGAAGCTCGTGGCACCAAGCTGACTCCGCTGCCATTCTTCCTGAAAGCCTGTGCTTACGTGCTGAAGGAAATGCCGCAGTTCTGTTCTTCCCTGAGCGCCGATGGCGAATCAGTGATTTACAAGAAATACATCAATATCGGTGTGGCTGTGGATACGCCGGACGGTTTGCTGGTACCGGTTATCAAGAATGTGGATAAGAAGAGCATCTGGGAGCTGTCGGCAGAGTGTATTGAACTGGCTGGAAAAGCTCGTGACAAGAAGCTCAAGCCTGATGAGATGCAGGGTGGCTGCTTTACCATTTCCAGTCTGGGTTCCATTGGCGGTACTGCCTTTACGCCCATTGTGAATGCGCCGGAAGTCGCTATTCTGGGCATTTCCAAAGCGGCCATGAAACCGGTATGGAATGGCAGTGACTTTGAGCCGAAGCTGATGTGTCCTCTGTCACTGTCTTATGATCACCGTGTCATTAACGGGGCGGACGCTGCCCGGTTTACGACAATGTTAGGGCAGTTGCTGGCGGATATTCGTATGCTGCTGCTTTAA
- a CDS encoding YggT family protein, whose amino-acid sequence MSALSSSLVFLIQALGGLYIMAVLLRFILQLVRADFYNPISQAIVKITAPLLNPLRKIIPGVGGLDIASLVLALALQIGLFYVLFMLKGFALAGIPLPAVLLLSLKELATEVLNIYMFSLIIIAIASWVAPGSYNPGLMLLHQITEPLSSRIRKVIPPLGGLDFSLMVLVLIIITLKNFIAAL is encoded by the coding sequence ATGTCAGCACTCTCTTCCAGCCTGGTATTCCTGATTCAGGCACTGGGTGGCCTGTACATCATGGCGGTGTTGCTGCGGTTTATTCTGCAGCTGGTTCGTGCCGATTTTTACAACCCGATTTCTCAGGCCATTGTTAAAATCACCGCACCGCTGCTGAACCCATTACGCAAAATCATCCCCGGTGTTGGTGGGTTGGACATTGCGTCGCTGGTTCTGGCTCTGGCGCTGCAGATTGGTCTGTTCTATGTGCTGTTCATGCTGAAAGGTTTTGCCCTCGCTGGCATCCCGCTCCCTGCTGTTCTGCTGCTGAGTCTGAAAGAACTGGCGACTGAAGTTCTGAACATCTACATGTTCAGCCTGATTATTATTGCCATAGCCAGCTGGGTAGCCCCGGGCAGTTATAACCCCGGACTGATGTTGTTGCACCAGATTACCGAGCCCCTGTCCAGCCGTATTCGCAAGGTGATTCCACCGTTGGGTGGCCTGGACTTCTCCCTGATGGTGCTGGTTCTGATCATTATTACCCTGAAAAACTTTATCGCCGCTCTTTAA
- the proC gene encoding pyrroline-5-carboxylate reductase: protein MSQSIKTDQSIAFIGAGNMASSIFGGLIEGGWPKGKIWATARSEATLENVKKQFGVQVTLDNHQAVRQSEIVVLCVKPQMMKAVLQDLAPTLKETKPLLISVAAGISLDSLQAWCGSSLPVVRSMPNTPSLLRCGASGLFASEQVNAEQKVITDTIFKAVGVTLWVDNEALIDSVIAVSGSGPAYYFLFMEAMTEMGVKLGLDQKTAEQLTLQTALGAAKMAVCSDVDASELRRRVTSPGGTTEQAIRAFQAGGLEQLVEQAMQAAVDRAAEMTRQLAD, encoded by the coding sequence ATGAGCCAATCCATAAAAACAGACCAGAGCATTGCCTTTATCGGTGCTGGCAATATGGCCAGCAGTATTTTCGGGGGCCTGATTGAAGGTGGCTGGCCAAAGGGCAAAATATGGGCAACTGCCCGAAGTGAAGCAACACTGGAAAACGTTAAAAAACAGTTTGGCGTTCAGGTGACCCTGGACAATCATCAGGCGGTTCGCCAGTCAGAGATTGTTGTGCTCTGTGTAAAGCCACAAATGATGAAAGCCGTGTTGCAGGACCTTGCCCCAACCCTGAAAGAGACAAAGCCTCTGTTGATTTCGGTTGCCGCAGGCATCAGTCTCGACAGCCTTCAGGCATGGTGCGGCTCCAGCCTGCCGGTTGTGCGCAGTATGCCCAACACGCCTTCCCTGCTGCGCTGTGGCGCCAGCGGACTGTTTGCCAGTGAACAGGTTAATGCAGAACAGAAAGTCATTACCGACACTATTTTTAAAGCCGTTGGGGTGACGCTGTGGGTAGACAATGAAGCCCTGATTGATTCTGTTATTGCCGTTTCCGGCAGTGGTCCTGCTTACTACTTTCTGTTTATGGAAGCCATGACCGAAATGGGCGTCAAGCTGGGGCTTGATCAGAAAACCGCTGAACAGCTTACCTTGCAGACAGCGCTCGGGGCTGCGAAGATGGCAGTTTGTAGTGATGTTGATGCCAGTGAACTGCGCAGACGGGTCACCTCACCCGGCGGCACCACCGAGCAGGCCATCAGGGCGTTTCAGGCAGGCGGTCTGGAGCAACTGGTTGAGCAGGCGATGCAGGCTGCCGTTGACCGGGCCGCTGAAATGACCCGGCAGCTGGCAGATTAA
- a CDS encoding YggS family pyridoxal phosphate-dependent enzyme, with the protein MTLLKSRFEQVFDQIHKAEKACQREGEVRLLAVSKTKPADLVREACTLGQREFGESYLQEALVKVQALSDIENIVWHFIGPIQSNKTRDIASHFHWVHSVDRLKIARRLNDQRPADLPPLNICLQVNISGEASKSGVSVDGLEELVKAVSELPSLSLRGLMAIPAPAENKEQQRLPFRALKQALDNLNKNLGLNMDTLSMGMTDDLEAAVEEGSTMVRIGTALFGAREYSNR; encoded by the coding sequence ATGACATTATTAAAAAGCCGCTTTGAACAGGTTTTTGACCAAATCCATAAAGCAGAGAAAGCCTGCCAGCGTGAAGGCGAGGTCAGATTACTGGCCGTCAGTAAAACCAAACCTGCCGATCTGGTACGGGAAGCCTGCACACTGGGACAGCGTGAGTTTGGAGAAAGTTATCTACAGGAAGCCCTGGTAAAAGTTCAGGCGCTGTCAGACATTGAAAACATTGTCTGGCACTTTATAGGCCCAATCCAGTCCAACAAAACCCGGGATATCGCCAGCCATTTCCACTGGGTTCACAGTGTTGACCGTCTGAAAATTGCCAGACGCCTGAATGATCAGCGACCAGCCGACCTGCCACCACTAAACATTTGCCTGCAGGTGAATATCAGTGGCGAAGCCTCCAAGTCCGGAGTTTCCGTGGACGGACTGGAAGAGCTGGTAAAAGCCGTTTCAGAACTGCCCAGTCTTTCACTGCGGGGCCTGATGGCCATTCCTGCGCCGGCTGAAAACAAAGAACAGCAGCGCCTTCCATTTCGAGCCCTGAAGCAGGCACTGGATAACCTGAATAAAAACCTTGGCCTGAACATGGACACGCTCTCCATGGGCATGACCGATGATCTGGAAGCTGCCGTTGAAGAAGGGTCAACCATGGTTCGAATCGGCACAGCCCTGTTTGGTGCAAGAGAATATTCCAATCGTTAA
- a CDS encoding type IV pilus twitching motility protein PilT, giving the protein MDITELLAFSFKQGASDLHLSAGLPPMIRMDGDVRRINLPPMDHKQVHGLIYDIMNDKQRRDFEECMQTDFSFEVPGVARFRVNAFNQSRGAGAVFRTIPSKVLSMNDLGMGQVFKDISTMPRGLVLVTGPTGSGKSTTLAAMLDYINDTRYDHILTIEDPIEFVHESKKCLVNQREVHRDTRSFSDALRAALREDPDIILVGEMRDLETIRLALTAAETGHMVFGTLHTTSAAKTVDRIIDVFPAEEKSMVRSMLSESLQAVVSQTLLKKNGGGRVAAHEIMIGTSAIRNLIREDKVAQMYSAIQTGSSIGMQTLDQCLKKLVNKGLISHDTAREKAKDPESF; this is encoded by the coding sequence ATGGATATCACCGAGCTGCTGGCATTCAGCTTCAAGCAGGGGGCATCGGATTTGCATCTCTCCGCGGGTCTGCCACCTATGATTCGTATGGATGGCGATGTGCGGCGTATTAACCTGCCTCCCATGGATCATAAACAGGTACACGGCCTGATTTATGACATTATGAACGATAAACAGCGACGTGATTTCGAAGAGTGCATGCAAACGGACTTTTCTTTTGAGGTGCCGGGTGTTGCACGTTTTCGGGTGAATGCGTTCAACCAGTCCCGGGGGGCTGGTGCGGTGTTTCGTACCATTCCCAGCAAAGTTCTGTCGATGAATGATCTGGGTATGGGGCAGGTGTTCAAGGATATCTCTACGATGCCCAGAGGGCTGGTTCTGGTCACAGGGCCTACCGGTTCCGGTAAGTCAACGACGCTGGCAGCCATGCTCGACTACATAAACGACACCCGTTATGACCATATTTTGACCATTGAAGACCCCATTGAATTTGTACACGAATCAAAGAAGTGTCTGGTCAACCAGAGAGAGGTCCACCGGGATACCCGCAGTTTCAGCGATGCATTACGAGCCGCACTGCGTGAAGACCCGGATATTATTCTGGTAGGGGAAATGCGCGATCTGGAAACCATTCGCCTTGCCCTTACTGCAGCTGAAACGGGTCATATGGTGTTTGGCACCTTGCATACGACATCTGCCGCCAAAACTGTTGACCGGATTATTGATGTGTTTCCTGCTGAAGAAAAGTCGATGGTACGTTCAATGCTGTCCGAGTCTCTGCAAGCCGTGGTTTCCCAGACCCTGCTTAAGAAAAACGGCGGTGGACGTGTGGCTGCCCATGAAATCATGATAGGCACTTCTGCCATCCGCAACCTGATTCGTGAAGACAAAGTGGCGCAGATGTATTCTGCGATACAGACAGGCAGTTCCATCGGTATGCAGACACTTGACCAGTGTCTGAAAAAGCTGGTCAATAAAGGTTTGATTTCTCACGACACCGCCCGGGAAAAAGCCAAGGACCCGGAGAGTTTTTAA